In the genome of Monodelphis domestica isolate mMonDom1 chromosome 2, mMonDom1.pri, whole genome shotgun sequence, one region contains:
- the LOC100024070 gene encoding ETS translocation variant 3 isoform X1, with protein sequence MKAGCSIVEKPEGGGGYQFPDWAYKTESSPGSRQIQLWHFILELLQKEEFRHVIAWQQGEYGEFVIKDPDEVARLWGRRKCKPQMNYDKLSRALRYYYNKRILHKTKGKRFTYKFNFNKLVMPNYPFINIRPNGVVPQSAPPVPTASSRFHFPPLDSHSPTSDVQPGRFSTSSLATSGQESLNDGSERKADISELEDSSTDWRRGVDLMTSRNSVTSGGISHQKRKPDIMLPLFTRPGMYPDPHSPFAVSPLPGRGSVLNVPISPALSLTPTLFSYSPSPGLSPFTGSSCFSFNPDEMKHYLHSQACSVLNYHLSPRTFPRYPGLMVPPLQCQMHPEEPAQFPIKLQPPPAGRKNRERVESNEESAVTVTPSMPPTPPRIKVEQQTADREPENHEHPLREKEEHQREERSVPSGTIDEEGAFFARPAVPPVWPLVPLSSPGEETPELSEGCEDRPGKDALAVVEPNAPEKKEDALMPPKLRLKRRWNGDREARELSESGKIHWNLSGSPPLIAGPRGVATAAAADA encoded by the exons atgaaagCGGGCTGCAGCATTGTGGAAAAGCCAGAAGGAGGTGGAG GCTACCAGTTCCCTGACTGGGCCTACAAAACGGAGTCATCCCCAGGCTCCCGGCAGATCCAGCTGTGGCATTTCATCTTGGAGCTACTTCAGAAAGAGGAGTTCCGCCATGTCATTGCCTGGCAGCAGGGAGAGTATGGGGAGTTTGTCATCAAGGACCCAGATGAAGTGGCTCGTCTCTGGGGCCGAAGAAAATGCAAACCCCAGATGAACTATGACAAGCTAAGCCGAGCCCTCAG ATACTATTACAACAAGAGGATCCTTcataaaacaaaaggcaaaaggtTTACCTATAAGTTTAACTTCAACAAGCTGGTGATGCCCAACTATCCATTCATCAATATTCGGCCCAATG GAGTAGTTCCTCAGAGTGCCCCTCCAGTGCCGACAGCCTCCTCACGGTTCCACTTTCCCCCTCTGGACAGCCATTCTCCCACCAGTGACGTGCAGCCAGGCCGATTCTCTACAAGCTCTCTAGCTACTTCTGGGCAAGAATCTTTGAATGATGGCAGTGAACGAAAAGCAGATATTTCAGAGTTGGAGGACAGTTCCACTGACTGGCGCAGGGGTGTGGATCTCATGACTTCTCGGAATTCAGTCACTAGTGGAGGAATTAGCCACCAGAAGCGCAAGCCAGACATCATGCTCCCTCTTTTCACTAGGCCTGGGATGTACCCTGACCCTCACAGTCCTTTTGCTGTTTCTCCACTGCCAGGCCGTGGAAGTGTCCTCAATGTCCCCATCTCACCAGCTCTGTCCCTTACTCCAACCCTCTTTTCCTACAGCCCATCCCCAGGTCTAAGCCCCTTCACTGGTAGCAGCTGCTTCTCCTTTAACCCTGATGAAATGAAACACTACCTTCATTCACAAGCCTGCTCAGTTTTAAACTACCATCTAAGTCCCCGGACTTTTCCTCGTTATCCTGGGCTCATGGTCCCACCCCTGCAGTGCCAAATGCATCCAGAGGAGCCAGCCCAATTTCCCATTAAGCTCCAGCCACCACCAGCTGGGCGGAAGAACCGAGAAAGAGTAGAGAGCAACGAAGAGTCAGCAGTTACTGTCACTCCATCCATGCCCCCTACCCCACCAAGGATCAAGGTGGAACAACAAACTGCAGACAGAGAGCCTGAGAACCACGAGCATCcactaagagaaaaggaagagcatCAGCGAGAGGAGCGCTCTGTGCCCAGTGGGACCATAGATGAGGAGGGTGCCTTCTTTGCACGCCCTGCTGTACCCCCAGTCTGGCCCTTGGTCCCCCTCAGCAGTCCAGGTGAAGAGACCCCAGAGTTGAGTGAAGGTTGTGAGGACAGGCCTGGTAAGGATGCCCTGGCAGTAGTTGAGCCCAATGCCCCTGAAAAGAAAGAGGATGCCTTGATGCCCCCAAAGCTTCGGCTGAAGCGAAGATGGAATGGTGATAGGGAAGCCAGAGAGCTGAGTGAGAGTGGCAAGATTCATTGGAATCTTTCTGGATCTCCACCCCTCATTGCTGGACCCAGGGGGGTGGCCACAGCGGCTGCTGCTGATGCTTag
- the LOC100024070 gene encoding ETS translocation variant 3 isoform X2, with amino-acid sequence MNYDKLSRALRYYYNKRILHKTKGKRFTYKFNFNKLVMPNYPFINIRPNGVVPQSAPPVPTASSRFHFPPLDSHSPTSDVQPGRFSTSSLATSGQESLNDGSERKADISELEDSSTDWRRGVDLMTSRNSVTSGGISHQKRKPDIMLPLFTRPGMYPDPHSPFAVSPLPGRGSVLNVPISPALSLTPTLFSYSPSPGLSPFTGSSCFSFNPDEMKHYLHSQACSVLNYHLSPRTFPRYPGLMVPPLQCQMHPEEPAQFPIKLQPPPAGRKNRERVESNEESAVTVTPSMPPTPPRIKVEQQTADREPENHEHPLREKEEHQREERSVPSGTIDEEGAFFARPAVPPVWPLVPLSSPGEETPELSEGCEDRPGKDALAVVEPNAPEKKEDALMPPKLRLKRRWNGDREARELSESGKIHWNLSGSPPLIAGPRGVATAAAADA; translated from the exons ATGAACTATGACAAGCTAAGCCGAGCCCTCAG ATACTATTACAACAAGAGGATCCTTcataaaacaaaaggcaaaaggtTTACCTATAAGTTTAACTTCAACAAGCTGGTGATGCCCAACTATCCATTCATCAATATTCGGCCCAATG GAGTAGTTCCTCAGAGTGCCCCTCCAGTGCCGACAGCCTCCTCACGGTTCCACTTTCCCCCTCTGGACAGCCATTCTCCCACCAGTGACGTGCAGCCAGGCCGATTCTCTACAAGCTCTCTAGCTACTTCTGGGCAAGAATCTTTGAATGATGGCAGTGAACGAAAAGCAGATATTTCAGAGTTGGAGGACAGTTCCACTGACTGGCGCAGGGGTGTGGATCTCATGACTTCTCGGAATTCAGTCACTAGTGGAGGAATTAGCCACCAGAAGCGCAAGCCAGACATCATGCTCCCTCTTTTCACTAGGCCTGGGATGTACCCTGACCCTCACAGTCCTTTTGCTGTTTCTCCACTGCCAGGCCGTGGAAGTGTCCTCAATGTCCCCATCTCACCAGCTCTGTCCCTTACTCCAACCCTCTTTTCCTACAGCCCATCCCCAGGTCTAAGCCCCTTCACTGGTAGCAGCTGCTTCTCCTTTAACCCTGATGAAATGAAACACTACCTTCATTCACAAGCCTGCTCAGTTTTAAACTACCATCTAAGTCCCCGGACTTTTCCTCGTTATCCTGGGCTCATGGTCCCACCCCTGCAGTGCCAAATGCATCCAGAGGAGCCAGCCCAATTTCCCATTAAGCTCCAGCCACCACCAGCTGGGCGGAAGAACCGAGAAAGAGTAGAGAGCAACGAAGAGTCAGCAGTTACTGTCACTCCATCCATGCCCCCTACCCCACCAAGGATCAAGGTGGAACAACAAACTGCAGACAGAGAGCCTGAGAACCACGAGCATCcactaagagaaaaggaagagcatCAGCGAGAGGAGCGCTCTGTGCCCAGTGGGACCATAGATGAGGAGGGTGCCTTCTTTGCACGCCCTGCTGTACCCCCAGTCTGGCCCTTGGTCCCCCTCAGCAGTCCAGGTGAAGAGACCCCAGAGTTGAGTGAAGGTTGTGAGGACAGGCCTGGTAAGGATGCCCTGGCAGTAGTTGAGCCCAATGCCCCTGAAAAGAAAGAGGATGCCTTGATGCCCCCAAAGCTTCGGCTGAAGCGAAGATGGAATGGTGATAGGGAAGCCAGAGAGCTGAGTGAGAGTGGCAAGATTCATTGGAATCTTTCTGGATCTCCACCCCTCATTGCTGGACCCAGGGGGGTGGCCACAGCGGCTGCTGCTGATGCTTag